A part of Arachis hypogaea cultivar Tifrunner chromosome 12, arahy.Tifrunner.gnm2.J5K5, whole genome shotgun sequence genomic DNA contains:
- the LOC112727360 gene encoding uncharacterized TPR repeat-containing protein At1g05150 produces MATRGTRSEKVRRIFQQFDANSDGGLNREEMASLVVAVNPRVKFSDEQINAILDEVFRTYGDFIDGDKGLTYEGLLRTYDDGAGDVDRDFDALGLELNLEEAAAAAKGSSAAAASEASSSSIVDERMAVETQKKQRTAAWAVSPNHGIVFDDTWKIVDDLEILIKRLRTKQAKDGKLKGENFDAYSDAGWSRELGPSAEISEKRVFWEESGHDYAVFLKELGVLRGRADAARSREEAFDGHMAIGRVLYEHQLFKEALVSFKRACELQPVDVRPHFRAGNCLYVLGRYREAKEEYLLALEAAEAGGNQWAYLLPQIYVNLGIALEGEGMVLSACEYYREAAILCPTHFRALKLLGSALFGVGEYRAAVKALEEAIFMKPDYADAHCDLASALHAMNDDERAIEVFQKAIDLKPGHVDALYNLGGLYMDLGRFQRASEMYTRVLAVWPNHWRAQLNKAVSLLGAGENEEAKKSLKEALKMTNRVELHDAIAHLKQLQKKKTKTNGGSSGESTYLEVEPSKFKVVGDKTTVRQELATALQIRALQRVSRLNRCSVELLKKEMSEHDVPVSYSGSGVPEKSIRKPNLEEILHRLLNFLKPETFQGAVKAINERILSVLDESGSGRVDLGMFFAILAPICGGPPERRKRVAFDALVWRPMNEDGASVRKVDATTYIKLLRAIYVPSQGVSELMEVHGESDTSMVSFSEFLVMFDDPDWGFGIMPTLVKLEAGDRNRHGNSVCAVCRYPIIGSRFKEIKSHFSLCNQCYSQGKVPSTFKQEEYRFKEYASESEAMKDKCMCFNLQPRTDQ; encoded by the coding sequence ATGGCGACGAGGGGCACGAGATCCGAGAAGGTTCGGAGAATTTTCCAGCAATTCGACGCGAACAGCGACGGTGGTCTCAATAGGGAGGAAATGGCTTCGCTTGTTGTGGCAGTGAACCCTAGGGTGAAGTTCAGCGACGAACAGATCAACGCCATTCTCGACGAGGTTTTCCGAACCTATGGCGATTTCATTGACGGCGATAAGGGGCTCACCTACGAGGGCCTCCTCCGAACCTACGACGACGGTGCCGGCGACGTGGACAGGGACTTCGACGCACTCGGCCTCGAGCTCAACCTCGAGGAGGCTGCGGCCGCCGCTAAGGGCTCCTCGGCGGCGGCTGCGTCCGAGGCCTCGTCTTCGTCCATTGTAGACGAGAGGATGGCGGTGGAGACGCAGAAGAAGCAACGGACGGCGGCTTGGGCCGTGTCGCCAAACCACGGGATTGTGTTCGACGACACTTGGAAGATTGTGGACGATTTGGAGATTCTAATTAAGAGGCTGAGGACGAAGCAGGCAAAAGATGGAAAATTGAAAGGGGAGAATTTTGATGCGTATTCAGATGCCGGTTGGTCCCGGGAATTGGGGCCTTCCGCAGAGATTTCGGAGAAAAGGGTGTTTTGGGAAGAATCAGGACATGATTATGCTGTGTTTTTGAAGGAATTAGGGGTTTTGAGGGGTAGGGCAGATGCTGCTAGGTCAAGGGAAGAGGCATTTGATGGACACATGGCGATTGGGCGAGTTTTGTATGAGCATCAGTTGTTCAAGGAGGCTTTGGTGAGTTTCAAGAGGGCTTGTGAGTTGCAGCCTGTGGATGTGAGGCCACATTTTAGGGCTGGGAATTGTTTGTATGTTCTTGGCAGGTACAGGGAGGCCAAGGAGGAGTACCTGTTGGCTTTGGAGGCAGCTGAGGCAGGCGGGAATCAGTGGGCCTATTTGCTACCGCAGATTTATGTCAACCTTGGGATTGCGCTGGAAGGTGAAGGTATGGTCTTGAGTGCCTGTGAATATTATAGGGAGGCTGCAATTCTTTGTCCCACTCATTTTAGAGCATTGAAGCTACTAGGTAGTGCACTTTTCGGTGTAGGGGAGTATAGGGCCGCAGTGAAGGCGTTGGAGGAAGCAATTTTCATGAAGCCTGATTATGCTGATGCGCATTGTGACTTGGCTTCGGCTTTGCATGCCATGAATGACGATGAGAGGGCAATTGAGGTGTTTCAGAAAGCTATTGATTTGAAGCCTGGTCATGTAGATGCTCTATACAATTTGGGTGGGCTTTATATGGATCTTGGTAGGTTCCAGAGGGCTTCAGAGATGTACACTCGGGTTTTAGCCGTTTGGCCAAATCATTGGCGAGCACAGCTGAATAAGGCTGTGTCATTGCTGGGAGCTGGGGAGAATGAAGAAGCCAAGAAATCTTTGAAGGAAGCGCTGAAAATGACGAATAGGGTTGAGTTGCACGATGCGATAGCACATCTGAAGCAGCTGCAGAAAAAGAAGACAAAAACTAATGGAGGTTCTTCTGGGGAGTCAACGTATCTTGAAGTTGAACCatccaaattcaaggttgttggaGACAAGACTACTGTGAGGCAGGAATTAGCAACTGCCTTGCAAATCAGAGCACTTCAGAGGGTTTCTAGGTTAAATCGTTGCAGTGTGGAGCTTTTGAAGAAGGAAATGAGTGAACATGATGTGCCAGTGTCGTATTCAGGCAGTGGTGTTCCAGAAAAGTCCATTCGGAAGCCAAACTTGGAAGAAATTCTTCACagattacttaattttttaaagcCCGAGACTTTTCAAGGAGCAGTAAAAGCCATAAATGAGAGGATACTTTCTGTTTTGGATGAAAGTGGCTCAGGCAGAGTGGATCTGGGAATGTTTTTTGCCATTCTCGCTCCTATTTGTGGCGGTCCTCCGGAAAGACGCAAAAGGGTTGCCTTTGATGCTCTTGTTTGGCGTCCCATGAATGAAGACGGTGCTAGCGTTAGGAAAGTTGATGCTACAACATATATCAAGTTGTTAAGGGCTATTTATGTTCCTTCACAAGGGGTTAGTGAATTAATGGAAGTTCATGGAGAATCGGATACTTCAATGGTGTCTTTCTCCGAGTTTCTTGTTATGTTTGATGATCCAGATTGGGGGTTTGGCATCATGCCTACTCTGGTGAAGCTTGAAGCAGGGGATAGAAATCGACATGGCAACAGCGTGTGTGCTGTTTGTCGCTACCCAATTATCGGTTCCCGGTTCAAGGAGATAAAATCTCATTTTAGTTTGTGTAACCAATGCTACAGTCAGGGAAAGGTTCCTTCCACGTTTAAGCAGGAAGAATACAGATTCAAAGAGTATGCAAGTGAATCTGAAGCTATGAAAGATAAGTGTATGTGCTTTAATTTGCAACCTCGTACTGACCAGTAG